The Juglans microcarpa x Juglans regia isolate MS1-56 chromosome 2D, Jm3101_v1.0, whole genome shotgun sequence DNA window CTCTGGGCATAATTCTAACAACTATGCAGAACTGATGGGTCTTCTTCATGGGCTTCGGTACATTGGTTTGTTGGGTTTTTGTTCTGTGGAGATTGAATCGATTCCATGCTTGTGCTTAACTGGTTGAGGAATCAGAGATGTGGCCTTTGGTACATGGAAgattattgggatgaaattCAGAGCCGTATAGCTGGTCTTAATGTTTCTATTGTTCATTGCTATAGAGAATGTAACTCGGTTGCTGATGGATTTGCTAAAATGGGTGCTAAGGGTCACACTGGCTCTTGGTTTTCTTTATCTGAGTTACCTGCTCCTATTAGAGGTATTATCCGGTTGGATAGAGGGGGTCTTCCTTATCTCCGGAAAACTCGAAGACGTTGATAGTTGATTTAGAGCGTTGGTTTCTCCAGGTATGTTTCTTCCTCTGCTatcagtttaatttttttcttactctATGCTTGTGCAGGTTTCCCTTGCAGGGTTTTGGTCTTGTGttatttgctttaatttttgtttcttggagtCTTTTGTATTgcgtttatttggtttttttggaGACCTGGATTTGGTTTTTCTCATGTAGCCTCAGGTCTCGGGttgtaaccacggtattcctccgtcacaagtgagggtttattaataaaatcggGACGGGGCTGCTATGTGGGTGGCTTCCagctcttcttaaaaaaaaaaaaaaagtgttcaacaaagtaataaacaaaaaaaataaagttttctaaaaagaaaataaatggtgTTCAATTTTAGCACCCCCTCCCAGAATAAAACATAAAGAGTACACAATGAAAACTTATTCCCATGTAAGACAGATGCAAACCAATTAATCCAACCATCtgattattttatgaataaaaaaatgacatttaatgAACTCTAGTGTAGAAAAGAATGCTGCTAACCACAGAATAAGAGGAGAGTATCTTCAAGACCCCAAGGCCCAAGGGTTATGAGCAACTTATCCAAACTtaagaaaaagcaaaagcaatGCTGGTCAATGAACACTAATACCTTTAAATATAACAACACAACATGCAAACATACCCagtataaaaaagtaataacaaaataaaatatttttttttacaacaaaattaaatatataatgaaaactTTACTCAACCCATCAACACAAATTAACGAAAAGCCACCACAAATATCCAACAGAAGCCCAATTAACCATTAAAAGGCCAATTCAGAATTACTAATGAATATACAGTAAATAAGCTAATTTAGAAGATAATGCACACACCATGAGCTCAATATATGGAGTCACTGACTCCATTTTAAAAGAATTCCATTTGGACAAATCTGAAAGGTTATAACACCCAAGTCTCACAttggtaaaaaataattcataataaGTTATAAAGAGAGCCATGGATGTgaagtcacaaaaaaatgacatttaatgAACTCTAGTGTAGAAAAGAATGTTGCTAACCACAGAATAAGAGGAGAGTATCTTCAAGACCCCAAGGCCCAAGGGTTATGAGCAACTTATCCAAACTTAAGCAAAAGCAATGCAGGTCAATGAACACTAATacctttaaatatatattttttttataagtaatcaaagagATTGTATTCATAGAACTAGGCAAGGCccaggtacacaggaagtatacatgaaaaaacgcctagctagaggttacaatagaaaggagaagatcatggacactaGATCCATTACAAACTATAGCCCCCGCCCATAGgaacaatgacttaaaaaagaaagctttaAGCTCAGACAAAGTTCTCtcatgatcatcaaaacatctagCATTTCTCTCACTCCAAACACACCAACACAAGCATATTGGTACCAATCTCCAAATTGCCGCTACCTGAGAATCACCATGAAGgcctctccaacttgctagaAAGTCCACCAATCTacaaggcataacccaagacaatTTGACTCTTAAGAAGACATCATCCCATATAACCTTGACCACCTCGCAGTGAAGAAGTAGGTGATCAACTGACTCCTCATGCTTTTTAcgcatacaacaccaatctaagACAACAACCTgacgtttcctcaaattatctgtagtgagaatcttgtccaaagaagctgtccagacaaagaaagctgcttttgaaggagctttcgtCTTCCATATGCTCTTCCACAAGAACATCGACAAACCAGGGTTCGTGAGCTTATGGTAAAAAGAACTGACAGAGAAAGTACCTTTCTTAGAAAGATTCCAAAGCATCTTGTCTCTGGAACCCCTTTGAATACTTGTGGAATATAAAGCTGCAAAGAACTCCGTAAAAGACtccaattcccaatcatgagctGCCCTAATGAAATccacattccattgaggggcgCCATTTGAAAAGACCACAATGTCAACAATCGAAGCCTCCTTAACTCTAGCAAGAGCAAAGATGGCAGGGAAGGTATCTCGTAAACAGAGGTTGCCACACCATATATCAAGCCAAAAAGGGACACGCGAACCATCGCCTACCACAAAATGTTCATGACCCCGGAAGGTCCGCCAATGGCTtctaatgtttttccacaaacccactccaTGAGAATCGcgtacctcattcgagcaccagcCACCCCAAGCTTCCCCAAATTGAGAATCTATGACGGACTTCCAAAGTGCCTCCCTTTCATTTtaatacctccacaaccacttgcCCAAGAGAGCttgattgaatttcatcaaCTGGTGAATCTCCAACCCTCCCCCCGAAATTGGGTACAAATTGTAGGCCAATTAACCAGGTGAAATTTGAACTCCTCCCCCAAgccactccataagaaatccctTTATATCTTCTCTATGCGATTAGCCACCTTTACAGGAAGCggaaacaaagacaaaaaataggtgggtaAGTTAGAAATGGTGCTTTTAATCAAAGTCAACCTACCACCTTTCAACAAGTATAGCCTCTTCCAAGCAGCCAATCTGCACTCCACCCTTTCGACTACATCGTTTCAAatcctttcaaatttaaaagaagcACCTAACAGTAAACCAAGATACTTCAAAGGAAGTGAAGATATCTTACATCCCAAGGTGGAAGCTAGAATCTCCACATTAGGGGCAGCCCCCACTGGCACTATTTCCGACTTTGCAAGGTTAATGCTCAAACTTGACACAGCAGCAAAGCAAAGGAGAAGCGCCCTCAAGTCTTGGACTTGTCCAAGGTGTGCACCATAAAAGATGAGCgtgtcatcagcaaataataaatgagaaatgtgGAGATTGTCATTCCCCACCGAGAAACCATGGAGCAACCCACCCTCCACCAAACCCTCAATCATCTTGCTGAGCGCTTCCATGacaaaaaggaagagaaggGGAGAAAGCGGATCTCCCTGTCTCAGGCCAcgagaggagttgaagaaaccCACCGGCGAGCCATTAACCAAAACAGAGAAACGAGCTGAAGAGATACAAACTTCTACCCATTTCTGCCATTTCCCCCCAAAACCGCTTCTTTCAAGGATGTAAAGGAGGAACTTCCATTTTACATGGTCAtatgctttctccatgtctaacttgcaTAGCAGCCCAGGTTCTCTAGACTTCAATCGACCATCCAAGacttcatttgcaataagaacCGAGTCAAGAATTcgtctacctttgacaaacgCATTTTGCGGTTTCGAAACAAGTCTTTCCACCACCGAGCTTAGTCTATTTGCTAACACTTTGGATATAATCTTATACAtcccattcacaagactaatggggCGAAAGTCTCTCACACCCGTAGACCCCACCTTTTTAGGAATAAGGGCTAAAAAGGTGGCATTGAGACTCTTTTCAAATCTAGCATTAGaatgaaaatcaagaaaaacttGCATGATGTCCTCCTTGACCACCTCCCAACAAACTTGAAAGAAACCCAAAGTAAAGCCATCCGGACCGGGAGCCTTACCACTTGCCATACCTCTGATAACACTACCCACTTCCTCTTCTGTAAAACGCCTTTCTAGCCACCTTGCGCATTGCTGGTCTAAAGTGGAAAAAGACAAACCATCCACTCTCGGTCTCCAATTATGCTCTTCAGACAATAGTTGTTGATAGTAATGTTCAATGTGGTTCTTGATAACCATCTGATCCGAAGAAGCTACCCCATCTACCATCAGTGTATCAATAGCATTGTTCCTCCTGTGAGAGTTAGCCATCCTATAGAAGAATTTCGTGCATTTATCCCCTTCCTTAATCCAGAGTACCCTTGATTTCTGTCTCCAAGAAATCACCTCCATCAAAGTAACCCTTTCAAGATCAGCAACTACCTGGCTTTTACGAATTTTCTCAAGTTCAGAGAGGATTCTGGCCTCCTCCTCACCTTCCAGACCCTGTTATTCCTCAATAAGAGAGCGCTTATGCTGAAACACATACCGAAAACTTGCTCATTCCACTGCTTCAGGTCCTGTTTCAGCGCTTTCAACTTTTTCGCTATAATAAAGGTTGGAGAGCCTTGAAAACTATAGGAAGTCCACCATTGTTTGACCATGTCTACAAAACCGTCAGTTTTAAGCCACATatgttcaaatttgaaataccttCTACCCCCTTGGATGCCTCCACAATCTAAAATGATGGGGAAGTGATCGGAACATAAACGGGGTAATCTTCTTTGAGCTACATCCGGGAAATGAGACTCCCAATCGGAGGTAAGCAGAAATCTATCGATCCTTGACCAAGAAGGAACATCACGGTTATTGGACCAGGTAAACGTGCCTCCTGATAGTGGAATATCCATGAGCTCCAGTTCTGAAATGAAATCAAAAAAATCCCTCATAGCAGGAGTGATGTGGAGAGTTCCCGACCTTTCGCTTGGAAAGCGCGAAGTGTTAAAGTCCCCTCCGATGCAACTTGGTAGATCCCACCAACTAATGACCCCGCCAGTTCTTCCCACAAAAAACTTCTCTTAGAATCAACATTTGGGCCGTAAACACCAGCAAAGGCCCATTTGAAGCCGTCTTCAAGAGTAACAAAGGAGCATGCAACCGAGAAATCACCCACACACTCATCTACCATTTCCACCACCCTTGCATCAAACATAATGAGAACTCCCCCGGAAGCTCCTCTTGAAGGTAGATAAGACCACCCAACATGTTACCCTCTCCATAAGCTTCGAACTACTTGTCTTGTGATAGCTTCCAACTTAGTCTCTTGTAAGCAAATAATATCCCCTTTCCATTGGCGAAGTAAATTTCTGACTTGGAGCCGCTTATTAGGATCATGCAGCCCCCTCACGttccatgatattatttttggcttcatgGAACAACCGTTTTACCCTTCCCCTTGCTACGCTCCCGAGTAGAGCTCTTCTCACCTCCATCCTCTTTCATAGCCCAATCAAGCCTTCTGAGCTCtctgtccctttttttttaccaaaGCCACAAATTGATCGGACTTGGATTGGGCATTCACAGCCTCTACAGCTGTAAGAAGGGCCATAAATTCAGCTTCAAAACCCCCATAGAGATTCCTACCATATGCTTAATATCCATTGCTCTCTGTATAACCCAGTCAGACACATTGGGATGAAAAGAGAAGATTGGAGTTGGTTCAACTTCCCCCTCCCTGTTatcagaaaacaaaaccaaGGTGCCAGCATCTTCTACCATCTTCAATCCCGAAGAAACTACCAATTCCGGTAGAGAGTCCTCCACCAAAAATTCAGGCATAGGGACAAAGGGTACCGGCGACATTACCTTAGCCACCACAATGGGTGGAGGCCCATCCAAGGGCTCCCCGAGTTCCAACAAACTTTGCACAGGGCCAAAGACAACCTCGGGAGTTGCTGTCACTTGGGATAACAACTTTGTGGTTGTCGTCACCCCCACAGAGTCCACAGAGGGTACCGGCGACAACATCTATGCCACCACAAAGGGTGGTGGCCCATCCAAGCACTCCTCGAGTTCTGTCAAAGTTTGCGCAGGGCCTAAGGCAACCTTGGGTGAAAGCTTTTCTTGAAAAATCAAAACTGGGGTTACCGTCACGTGAGTCGCCGGCGTTAGGGAAGCCGAGAGATTGTGCTTCAAAGCATATTCCGGCGAAGGAACGGCTACATAGATTCGGCAAGGTTTCTGCCTCCTCCTCCGACACCAACACCGTCGCCCCAGAACTCTCTGACGAACCCACCGCCACCTCCGACGGGATCGCCTCCCTCGCCGTCAATATATGGAGTCACTGACTCCATTTTAAAAGAATTCCATTTGGACAAATCAGAAAGGCTATAACACCCAAGTCTCACAttggtaaaaaataattcataataaGTTATATAGAGAGCCATGGATGTGAAGTCACATTGGCTACTTGCTAGTTGAAATTGGACTTTATATAAGCAATTCTGAGGAAACTTCAAATTGACTAGTTTCTTCGGGGTTGTAATGCAAATGCGACTAACACTTTCCCTAAGTGGTTACATATGGTATCAGAACTACCTACTAAGGCTAgtcatgtaatattttttttttatcagtaaggCTAGTCATGTAATATTGTAGCACTATGACATGGCCTTGATGAGAAGATCAGGAAtttaagagagagagtttgtaATAACCCAATCTCACATTGAGAAAAACCATAAATCATGAGTTATAAAGGTAGTCATGGGCGCTAAGTTTCACACTAGCTACTTACTAGGGAAAAAAGGGTTTTATAAGTAATTCTagtaaaaattgaaatttattagtCTTTTCAGGGTTATAGCACAGATCTAGCTAAAGTTTTCCCTGCATCGTTACAAACCACCTAGGAACACCACCGAAAACATCATCTTTCTACGGTCAGCAAACCAATAACATCACACCATGCCCTGCTTCAGTCCAATATTAAACTcaggtaatatatatttttttataagtaaaactcCGGTAATATATAGCATAACCATTACAAATATTTCAACAGATATCTAGTGTAAGTTTGAGGAACATAAATAAATGGAGATGGAAAGCCAAATCAACGAATGGTGGATTAGGAACGTAACGATACCATTCATCTCTAGAAAAGTAGCCAAATTAGACCGACGCTGCAATGCAATCTTGGAGACTGCACGCATCTGGGCTGTAAATTCTTCAATAATCCACTTTCCTGTAGTACCACCAATCCCAAGCCTTGAAGAAAGTGCAGAGGCAGATTTCACCACCCCAAGGAGACGCATGGTGTCCTTAACCTGAGTCAGAAGCTTCAGTTAGATTGAAAGATGCTCGTGCATCTTAATATAAAGCATTTACATTCAGAGacaaaaagatagaaaaaagtttacacataaaaaattgaaatttagtAGTACTTGGTAGTATAACTCTTTTTTGGGGAATACAGCTTGCAAAACACGGCAAGCAGCAGCCTGCAACAAGGGTTCCCTGTcactttcaaaaattgtttcTAGTAACTGCCTGCACTTGAGTTTGCCCAGCTCCAGTTTTACTTCCTCATCCTTTGAGCATCCTTGTGAACTACACAATGAATAAAATCTAGATAGAAGCTTAAGACCATCTGATATGACCTGCTCCTGAATAGAAGCAGACTGCATTGATCGGCGCTTTTTACCAGATGCTGCAACTGAGGAATTGGAACCAAGCGCTCGAGCTTCCATATCCAAAACTGcgtccattttctctttccaacCAAATTCATCTTTAGCTCGACCATATACTTCCAGCGAGTCTATTCTAGGCAGAGCAGAGCCACTGAAGGTTGGTCCAACAGAGATTGTAAATTCTTCATCAGCAAGGAGTGATTCAGCAACCGTAAATGGTATATCATACCAAGAACGCATGCCCTCATCTAGTTTAACAACCCTCTGGAAGATAGTAATATCAGAAGGAATATGGCTTGCTGAAGTATTACCCACATGCACACGAAAACCAACCATGACTATATCAGGGTTTGAATTGAAGACAGATATCTGTGAAAACAGGAACATTACAATTAGAGAAGTTTGAGACAGCTGAGAACAtacaaataaatcaaacaagAATACATATAGAATTCCACCCAAAATGTACTATACTTGACAGGGAAAAAGATCAAAAAATTAACCAATGCATCCTCATCGGTGTCAACATCATCAAAATTATGATTAAATCACTAATGGGCTTAAGAAACAGAAAGCGAcaacagaaaatcatgaataGAAGCTCCATTAATCActaaagcagaaaaccaaagcaacaAAGAGTGCACAAAAAAGTTCTGAATTTGCTCCAAagtattttatacaataacTAATTAACATAAAACACCAAAAGAATACACGATCGACGATCCATGTTTGATATTCAtagaaattgaattttttttagaaagttgAAATGCTTCTAAAATACTAGGTCCACATTTTAAAATAGCGTACACATGCCATATACAGATTATATCATGCTGTATCCATAGCACATCCacaaaaattgttatttatagTTATGTATACCACATCATCCTCATCAGATACACATCATATGAGTAAAGCAGCTATTCTAAAGTGTCCATGCTTCCTGGATTCAGGCAGTACCATATAGTTCTCAGCAACAGGAACCTGAAGCCTATCAATAATCTCAGTGCCCAGGCCCTATCTATGGGACATTCTGGAtatgaaaatatgcataaaaGCATTGCCTTTCTATGACTAGTCGATTTCTCAAGTACACaatagcaaaaataaaataagtaaagttaacagtACTTTCTATCcaaaactctctctccctctctatcgctgaatttaaaaataagtccCCACCAACTCCCACGCAAACTAACAAACCCTTTACTCTCAATCTCCACATCCACCCATGTTACCCTCTTTCCCCAAATCCGAGTTTTCTTGACTAGGCTCCGATTTGGTCTCTCCTCGCTTTGAGTTCAGACTTCAGCCAAGGCTGGGTGAAAAATTATTAGTCTTCAGAGAGAGTAGCACGTGCTCAAAGGTGAAATTTGAAGGTGGAATGAGTGGGCATAACCCAGGCAATATCAACCCTCaaaaagatctcatcccacaacactcttgttacctcacagtgtagtaatagatggtccacagattctccattcttcttaTACAAGTAGCACCAGTCCAAtactacacatcctctcttcctcaagttgtctgtggtcaatatcttcccaagagctGCACTCCAAACGAAGAAAGCTACTCTAGGGGGCACAcaagacctccaaatattcttccaagggaacGGAGTAGTCTCAAGTTGTGTTGTCAAGATGCTATAATACGCCTTGACTGTACATAACTTATGGttattagacctccacttcaaactaTATCGCTGTGTCAATGAGTTCTCCGTGGAATATAATaagctgaaaaattctgaaacaatagataattcccaatcatgtaaatccctattaaaaagaatattccacATATGCACACCATGAGAGAAAATACGCACGTCAGCCACTGAAACTTCCCTATCAGCTGCAATACGGTATAAGGCcggaaaaaccctttccaaAGCCTGgactccacaccacacatccctCCAAAATCTGATGTGACTGCCCTCACCAACTGTAAAGCGAACTTGATTTACAAAACatggccaccccttccttatatacttccataaacccacccTATAGCCCCCACTTACTTCCGtagaacaccaaccaccccaagcgACACCATGTCTAGCATCAATAGTGTCCCTCCACAATGACCCCCCatccaaatgatatctccatagccattttcccaataaagctttattgaaagttctcaaattacaaacaccCAACCCCCTATTCACAACTGAGGCGTATACAGTCTCCCAtctaaccaaatgaaatttcttctcctcccccattCCACCCCATAGGAACACCCTAAAGAGTTTCTCCACCCTGTTCACCACCCCTACAGGCATagtaaacaaatataaaaaaataagtggaaAGATTAGTaagagtactcttgataagagtgagacggCCCCCCTTCGATAAGTACACCCATTTCCAACCAGCCAgtcttttctctatcttctccactaTCCCATCCCGTATAGCtttattcttgaaagttgctcCCAAGGGGAGACCCAAGTATTTCATTGGAAAAgaggacaccttacaatccagGAGACTAGCTAACTTGAGAA harbors:
- the LOC121248205 gene encoding uncharacterized protein LOC121248205, with amino-acid sequence MVRVSLFGLIYGVATSVYEIPSLPSLLLLESNGAPQWNVDFIRAAHDWELESFTEFFAALYSTSIQRGSRDKMLWNLSKKGTFSVSSFYHKLTNPGLSMFLWKSIWKTKAPSKAAFFVWTASLDKILTTDNLRKRQVVVLDWCCMRKKHEESVDHLLLHCEVVKVIWDDVFLRVKLSWVMPCRLVDFLASWRGLHGDSQVAAIWRLVPICLCWCVWSERNARCFDDHERTLSELKAFFFKSLFLWAGAIVCNGSSVHDLLLSIVTSS